The following proteins are encoded in a genomic region of Amblyraja radiata isolate CabotCenter1 chromosome 37, sAmbRad1.1.pri, whole genome shotgun sequence:
- the LOC116966382 gene encoding SUN domain-containing protein 2-like, with protein sequence MLQNEKVLLPLVNKLLFGSSQDSTGEPLTAQLVHRLDLEALLAGLEKKIRSDASLYPGLAMEAAVRAGIIKEVESIVEQALKLYSADRVGLVDYALESAE encoded by the exons ATGTTACAG AATGAGAAGGTGTTGCTCCCACTTGTCAACAAGCTGCTGTTTGGTTCCTCACAAGACAGCACCGGGGAACCTCTGACAGCACAGCTGGTTCATCGCCTGGATCTCGAGGCCCTCCTTGCTGGCTTGGAGAAGAAGATCCGCTCTGATGCTTCACTATATCctggtctggcaatggaggcagcTGTCAGAGCAGGGATTATTAAG GAAGTGGAAAGCATTGTGGAGCAAGCCCTGAAACTGTACAGCGCTGACAGGGTTGGATTGGTGGATTATGCACTGGAATCTGCTG